In the genome of Chiroxiphia lanceolata isolate bChiLan1 chromosome 17, bChiLan1.pri, whole genome shotgun sequence, one region contains:
- the LOC116795550 gene encoding thyrotropin-releasing hormone receptor-like: protein MENGSGAALGGSGNLSLGRMPRQPLELQVVTILLVLLICGAGIAGNAMVVLVVLRTKHMVTPTNCYLVSLAVADLIVLLAAGLPNISEVVASWVYGYAGCLCITYLQYLGINTSAWSIAAFTVERYIAICHAIKAQLLCTVSRAKRIIASLWLFTSLYCLVWFFLVDTTQVTFSDGAQVSCGYRVSRSLYLPIYFLDFAVFYVIPLGLATVLYGLIARILFLSPLPATPQHSRLAFVRQGSSLGLSCRANKRALSSRKQVTKMLAVVVVLFALLWLPYRTLVVVNSFMDPPYLNTWFLLFCRMCIYLNSAINPIIYNLMSQKFRAAFRKLYKCEKKRPEPPAPCAAPAPYSVGRDCSHGSSEHNLTQPEDLHRLPAPAKKNKQILGP, encoded by the exons ATGGAGAACGGCTCGGGAGCCGCTCTGGGCGGCAGCGGCAACCTGAGCCTGGGCAGGATGCCCCggcagcccctggagctgcaggtggtCACCatcctgctggtgctgctcatCTGCGGGGCGGGCATCGCGGGCAACGCgatggtggtgctggtggtgctgcGCACCAAGCACATGGTGACCCCCACCAACTGCTACCTGGTGAGCCTGGCGGTGGCCGACCTCATCGTGCTGCTGGCGGCCGGGCTGCCCAACATCTCTGAAGTGGTGGCTTCCTGGGTGTACGGCTACGCCGGCTGCCTCTGCATCACCTACTTGCAGTACCTGGGCATCAACACCTCCGCCTGGTCCATCGCCGCCTTCACGGTGGAGCGGTACATCGCCATCTGCCACGCCATCAAGGCGCAGCTCCTGTGCACCGTGTCCCGCGCCAAGCGCATCATCGCCTCGCTGTGGCTCTTCACCTCCCTGTACTGCCTCGTGTGGTTCTTCCTGGTGGACACGACCCAGGTCACCTTCTCGGATGGGGCACAGGTCAGCTGTGGCTACCGGGTCTCCAGAAGCCTTTACCTGCCCATTTACTTCTTGGATTTTGCTGTCTTCTACGTCATCCCACTGGGGCTGGCCACTGTCCTCTACGGCCTCATTGCCCGCATCCTCTTCCTGAGCCCCCTGCCCGCCACCCCGCAGCATTCCCGCCTGGCCTTCGTGCGCCAGGGCAGCTCCCTCGGGCTCTCCTGCCGGGCCAACAAGAGGGCCCTGAGCTCCCGCAAGCAG GTGACCAAAATGCTggctgtggtggtggtgctCTTCGCCCTGCTGTGGCTGCCTTACCGCACGCTGGTGGTGGTGAACTCCTTCATGGACCCTCCCTACCTGAACACCTGGTTCCTTCTCTTCTGCCGCATGTGCATCTACCTGAACAGCGCCATCAACCCCATCATCTACAACCTCATGTCTCAGAAGTTCAGGGCTGCCTTCAGGAAGCTGTACAAGTGCGAGAAGAAGCGCCCTGAGCCCCCTGCCCCGTGCGCCGCCCCGGCGCCCTACAGCGTCGGGAGGGACTGTTCCCACGGCAGCTCTGAGCACAACCTCACCCAGCCAGAAGACCTGCACAGGCTCCCTGCCCCTGCAAAGAAGAACAAGCAAATCCTGGGACCCTGA